The DNA sequence TCTGGAGTTATTTAAGTTACAATTATGAGCTAAGGTATATAATATTGTTAAGACTGGATACGTTAATATTATAAAGAATCGTATTATTGTGAATTTTaagatatatttagtgtattgaatgctattgtatgttaagcatttccttactgggcttttagctcaccccccttactttccccctacaggcaatagacagggaacattgaatgtaagtttgatgagttgggtcagttctggtatgtatactgcgaggggctatggacgagcaaacggtctagaacgccggtggagccttggttttgtttttttatatagtaaagTAATCTCAGCTCAGTGGGGtgttacaaatttatttatttatttttttgcactcaactacttattttgtttttaatatgaatgatcattcacctttttgcatatttattgtaaaacccACTGTGTATAAGTTGTGTATAGAGAAATACTATTGTTATctcgttacaaatggtatcagagccttgacccagccggaagtgtggtcgacgaggacgtcggaccccgtaaggggggtgattgtgacagtcagtagtcccgtgatccgtaaggggaaaaaccaggtaagctgtgcaatcccacaccgcctggggaaggtcaagtgggatgattctgagactgcgtaggtatgggactacacagttgaagagggcttaaatgaattgattggtactacctatgtcaacaaggtgcatcttgtttttcggtagcccatcacgaaagaactccacagttaagcgtgcttagcctggagtaatttaaggatgggtgacctcctgggaagttttcccaggaagcgtgcgagtgaggacaaagcacgctggaaacactcgtgttggtctgtagggccagtcatcaatccaggaagcagccggagtggcgtactcgtgtataagagccattcattccgtgggtgtaaggacccaatggaggcttgaagcggggacgttacacaaacaatataaaaataataaataaataataaaaagagtataacatcaaaatatttcttgttataattattttattatttttgtgaatTTAAGAAATAATTCCATTATTTATTAcacatacataaatatatttttcatttctaatttcgatattttatatatatatatatgtataagtgTAGATGGTATCCTTATATTTTATAAGGTTCAAGGTTGCACCATTTCTTCACTTCTTCTCGTTTCTATATAGTTTCCTATAGCtccctttttctctctttattatatattttttatagcgAATCATCTTTAGTTTTAATTGGTATATTATAATTAGTCGAGTTTAGACTTAATATTATATCTTTTTGGAAAACTTGATCAGAATAAGAAAGCAAGATATAATCAGGTGACGAGGCAAGGCAATAATGGATTTGGCGAATGAAGGTGATGAAACGACGTCGTTGGTGGGTGCATATGATGAGTATTACCAAATGGGAGTGAGAAGCTTAATggagaaagaaaatataaaaaaagttcCAAACAAGTACATACTGAGCGAGGCAGAGAGACCAAATTACAATTTGGAAATTAATAATACTAACCTCATCAACTTACCTGTCATCGATTTTGCTCAGCTTCAAGCCTCCAATAGATCCCTAGTGATCAATTCCCTTGCAAAAGCTTGCCAAGATTATGGATTTTTTCAGGTGCTGTTAATTGTTATTCTCTCCCTCTCAATTACTTTTAGGCACGgtcttatatataatttcatatgatttttttttagtataatttgcggataaattttttatgttttaatttttatacacttaatttttgattaatatttctttaattttaattctgtTTGCAAATTTGAAACATTAGTTACACATCCATATACATGGCTTGTTTTTATGTCACAGCAGTGTACAAACCCTTTTATTTGACATTTAATAGTTAAATTTAACTAATGttttaaatttacaaaataaagttAATGTCGGAGTATTCCTAAAAAAATAATCAGAGAATTAATTGCATGTAAAAAATTGGcaactaattatttatttttctatactAATATATAAAGTACTaataaattaagattatatatgtatgtggaTGCAGTTAGTGAACCATGGTATTAAGGGAGATGTTATTGATAGAATGAAAGATGCAAGTAAAAGATTTTTTGAGCTGCCTTCGAGTGAAAGATCCAAGTACATGAGTAATGACATGTGTTCCCCAGTTCGTTATGGAACTAGCTTCAATCAAAATAATGATAAAGTGTATTGTTGGAGAGATTTCTTAAAGCTTAGTTGCCATCCTGCTTTGTCTCAAAATTTTCCTCACCATTGGCCTTCTTCTCCCCTTGATCTAAGGTAATTAATTAAGcacttatatgtatatattattgcATGAGATTGTAATAAAAATGAGTACATAATTATGatcatatatatgtatttatatatatagggaagCAGCTGTTGAGTTCTCATTGGGAATTAAATCCGTGTATATGATGGTGATGGAGGCTATTCTTGAGAGCTTAGGGCTAATTAAccaagatgatgatgataatgatgagaTTAATAAAGATATTAGTGAAGAGGGGAGTCAAATAGTTGTGATGAACTGGTACCCAGCATGCCCTGAGCCTGAGTTAACCCTAGGAATGCCACCTCACTCTGACTATGGATTGCtcactcttcttcttcaagatgAACAAGTTGAAGGACTTCAGATTCAACATCAAGGAACATGGCTTAATCTCAAACCCATTCCTAATTCTTTTGTTGTTAACGTCGGTGATCATCTTGAGGTTAGTAGCTGttaattactatatatattCAAAACTAAAATGTATCACAATATATTATAAGTAAATACTAAATTTAATTCCTGACACATTTACTAATCGAAATCCTAGATTTTAAATATCATACTAAGGTTAAGGTCACTTGATAggaatatatatgtttataactTATTCAactaatttatatatgtaaacCAAAGATGACtcttttaaaatagaaaagtatACACACTTTTAAGTGTCATTTTTGAATTATAAGGCAAAACTAATCTAATATAATAAATGGATTAACGTGTCAACCCCATATATAATGATACTTAAACccctttatttaaaaaagaaaaaaaatcaaaatccaaTCTATTTGGAGTAGTGGTAATATAATTATCATGTCTTACTCATCTTGTCCCTCCTGCAAAATATAATGATTGGAACCATAACAAAAGGTGTTACTGTTAAGCCAATTCGTGTTTGTCATGCATGCTTATCTAAATAGTTTTTTTGCTATAGTTTATCGATCGATTACACTAAATTATCATCTATATAAtaatgtatttaatttttttatatatatatgtatatttttgaaatttgataaTCGTGATAGTACTATAGGTGTCGACCAGAAAAATCCTAGTGGCCCCAAGTTTTTTATGAGAGTTTATTATTAGGAGAGaatctaattaattataactaaCACATTCCAACATTTAATCGGCCTTAACAATGCACcaaaatagataaaattatTCCCTAAAACTAGataattaaatatgtattggATGTTAAATTAATCggggtttttttttaataataatttcaaagaatacatatatatttaaagcaTGAGACATCGCCATTAACCGAATCTTCATGCACTGGTTGGTTactatcatatatatatgtattgacttttatataaagaaattatGTGAACAGaaacaattcaaatattaatataagACTTTTATGTGTGTGTGTTCTGTGTTCAGATATTGAGTAATGGAAGATACAAGAGCGTGTTACACAGAGTGGTTGTGAACAGTTCAAAGTCAAGAATGTCCATTGCTTCACTTCACAGCGTGGGTTTGAACTGCATGATTGAGGCATCACCTAAACTCATCGATGAAACCAACCCAAAACGCTATATGGACACTGACTTCTCCTCCTTCCTCCACCACTTAGCTTCTCGtcaacacaacaacaacaagactTTTTTGGATTCTAgaaaactattttaattattattaatattaatattaatattacacaCCACATTATCAATCCCTttgtcttatatatatttacccTACTATTTATAATTGTGCTCATAGACAATatcaattaagaaaaaaaatattggttATATTAATAgtcattatttaataaaattttattaagaatatgaaaaattattactatttattttttattatttaaattatagtaATATGGTAAATAAACATACtccttttatgttttatttacaattttattgtttaaaatttttaattataaaaatacgttTGTAAAgttataaaattacaaaaatacattttgttCGGCAAAAACTAAAAAAGACAATTAAAAAACAACCAGTAATCAACCTTACGAtaactataataaaattataaataaactatacaAACAAAAAATAACCAGAAATATAAACtcataataactataaataaaccataaaataactaaaagaaaaagtatttttataaataaaaaagtaaaaataaataattttccgtGTTGatgtaattttataatttttaaaatttttttgatttattatgtaagtttttcaaataaaaatataaagtttaataaaattaatttatcatAATAACCCGTGGtattatagtaaataaaaaataacatttactaTGTACTAAATTTAGTACAACTTTtaacatgtattaaatttaacACACTTTTTAAAACActgttaaaataataatgtttttaaaatatatgtaaaaaCACAACAATACAATATACATTACTTTTCTTTTCAATTCATTGGATGgtcttaataatttattaagatTATTGACTTTCtcctaaatatatatgtatttattaattaattaatactatGATGCCATTTAAAACTCGAccgtgttattttttgttggacTCTTAATACAAAGAGATTGAGAGAGACACGTATATATGGACAACACTATCTATCTATTATGAATATGAACATGACCACAGTAGCGCGCGCTAGCTCCTACGTACTCCTATAcgtaataatttattatatgaaaATGATAATAAAGTATTGTAAATAATGATTAAATAcgtcttcatcatcatctttctTGATATGACCTGAAATAGTGGAATGCGAATGATTTTAACTAGTTGCGGTCTTTTAAGGGAACCTCATCATGATCAAACACCACCTATTTTTTCCACGAAAATAATAAGTGACTTCAACTAAACGAAGCCGTGAAAATTTATTTcaatgttttctttttcttagttaatttgaagtttttatatgtgaaaattttatgtcttacaagcagaaagacacaaaaaaattgtatgtttTGTTTCTTCCAAGTTTAAAGTTTTGGAAAGTGACTCAAATCAAATGAACTcataaatctctctctctctctctctctctctctctctctctctctctctctctctctctctctctctctctctctctcgtttattttttatattttgaaaatcagCTCTATGACTGTTTCCATTCCTTAGATTCTCTAATGAACTAGGTGACCAGAAAAGGAAATTCGTTGTAAATGCTCTTAATCTGCTTGCATCCCAAAAGTGCATGGTCGTTTCCTCTAACATATTGCCATACTACAATAGCAGTGCAATAGAGATTCTCTCATATAAGATTCAACATTTGCACGTATCTATTGccttttcttaaaaatataataataatatctggTTAAACTTGGCATTTAGCAGTTAATCCTCTAGTGActaaaagtttttatttttatattaacaaACTGGGTTTCATCTATTTGTCAAATAGACAACTGCAGAACAGAACCTACTACTCCTaagtaaaatcagaaaaagTAGTCTCTTTGAACTGTTGAGGAAATGATGAGAATTCAAATCATTAgattctttttctttgttttagtTTTAGGATGGGGAGAAGACTGAAATCGTTTCAGAATATGGATCGAAAAAGATGAATATAAATAGCAAACTTTGGCCACAGGAcacaaaattaacaataaactcAGTCTGGACAACTTTGTAATAAAAGCTTAAATCAAACATCCAAATGTGAGAGTTTCAGCCATAAAAGAAAATTCCAGatataatatacaaaaatagCATGATGTTTTCCAACTTTAAATGCCATCATACTTTGATGGTCATAGTTCATGTTTCCAACAACGAAAGTCATGTTTGTTCCATAGAACACTACAgcatcattattttattttatactttatatgaACAAAGACAACCTAAATCTATAACCACCATCGGAAAATGATTCATTAAGAAACCATTCCtcctttctcaaaaaaaaaaagaaagaaagaaatcatTCCTGTTTAATATTTGAAGAAAAAGTTGCTCGtaaaagaaaatgaagaaaaagaggCTACAATCTATCTAGTCATAGTCAACAAAAATATTTGATTACTACCCATCAACAGCTTAAGAATCAAGACTCGAGAAAAACTAACACAACAAATTAAGTAATAGAAAATAGGGAGAACCAATTATTTACACTGTAATAATTATTGTTTATGATATCCACCGACACATCTAAATAGAACTCTCGTACCAGTTCCTTGTGGAAGAGTTTCGTTGCTTGTAACAGAGTATCAAACTATCACCCAATAGAAACACTAAAAAAATCAATTGGACCAGAGTATATAAGTAACAAAAGAATTTTCTTTTTTCAGACATTTTATTTACGCAAGAATGATGAATCAACAATGCCATTTGTTATTCCAATTATACAATGCATCGATGtggtcatatatatattatataatcagAAAAACAGAAGCAACTACTCAACACTCTACAAGTGAGAATCACACAGAGGCTTCCCTTGAATGAAAGGAACAAGCACTGGCGCTCTCTTAACGGTTAACACTCAATTCTATTTCACTTATTATttgctttctttttctttttctttttgtctcCTCCTTTCTCTTCATTTAGCTGTTATTTTTACAGTATGGAATAAGCTCGGATCACCTCAATGATCGGCGCTCGACACAATGGACACTTTCCTCCACCACGAACCAACTCATTTGCACATTTTGAGCAAGTGCACATGTGCCCGCATCTGCAAAGTgtaaagaaaacaaataatcaaaaccaaaaaaaattgtcactaaacATCAATAcagtataataataaaaaggggGGAATAAAATGTCACTAAAAGAATACAATCATACCTATACAAAAGAGAATCAATTTGGCTGTCGCAACAAACACAGCAAGTTCCTTTCCTGACATGACCCCATCTAATGCCATCTTCTGATGTCTCGGGAACCAACCCTGAAATGAAATTGCAAATGTGAATTCTATGCTATCAGAAATTCATAAAGGTGATTAGACTAATTCATgaatataattacaaaacaaaataaagaaattcCATAATGAGAAGCTCCATTCAAATGTGACAATTGTATGCTACCCTAATTATAATTACAACCCCTAATTATAATTACAACCTGtgtatattatttttcgaaaaccAATGACAACAGTGCTAATTTTCCACATAAAAGTGTGCACACAAACCTTTTTCACCAGCTGATCGATTCAGTGCTGCGGAAACTTCCTGTCTGACTGAACGCTGCAACTCCAGCTGCATATCCATGCAAGCCTCCAACATCCTTTGCATGTGGCTCATGCCTTGTTGAAGTCTAGCCATGTCGGCTCTCAGATCATTAATCATCTCCCATTCCTGCTCGGTCCAGGGTAACATTCATTCAAAACTTAAAAAAGCAATTATTGTGTAAAAAAAAGTGGACAGTGAACATGTGACAGGAGTCTCCATACAGAAGGAAAAACACCTTTCATTCATACTGAAATTTAGACTTAGTTCCTTGTTTGTCACACAAGTACAATTACTCACAATTTCTGAGCGGTGCATGTTATGTCGATTCCAGCCAGTGTGATGTAAGTCCTGATGCCAAAGTGGCTGTGGTGGGGGTACTGGCGGAGAAGGTAACACAAGAGCAGGTCTGTTAATGGCATCAAGCTGAGCTTCATTTTGCTCATCCCTTTGTTGCTCCTGATCCCGTTCTGGTGAAGTAGGAGTTGATATTGGCAAATTTCTATGCAAATCCCAGTCAATGGGTGAACGACTTTGCCTTTCCACATATGATTGTATCAACTGGTCAAGACTTTCCCGGAAACCACTGCGAAGAAGATTAGAAACGCTCCTCCTGCAAAAAGAAGTTAAGGAGCACAAGAATTAAACATGCTAATGATgtataatattaaatagaaattaaacctTCTTTAGTAGATAAACTACCTGCTCAAAAGTTCCCTGAGCTCCATACTGTACACATTGTCATCATCAGGTGGATGAAATCTATTAAATCTTCTAATTGGAACAGTGCGGCGATTTCTCAAAGAACCAGAAGGCCCTACTGACCAGCTTCCAGCACCATCCCGGGTGCCATCCCTTTGCCAAACCCCTTGGGGCTGCCGTGCAAGGCTATCTTCTCTATCAGGATTCCTAGGAGTCTCCTCAGGCCAATTATTGACTGAACTGTCATGCCAATTCCCATCCATGTCCTCCGTGTTTCCATCTCTCCATTCATTAAACTGGCCAAAGGATGTCTGTGGCCAATTTGCTCTCCCATCTTCTGGGATTGGCGCTTGCGAATTGGTTGCTTGACTTGAAGTTTCCTGCACATTAATACGCTCAGCAGCTGTGTTGCTCTCTGAATTTCCCATACGATCAGACAAACGGCTGATATCAACTTCTTGACTCGTAGACTGTAACTGTTCATGATTTTCATGTTGGACATCCTGTGGAGCATTTGTTTGATTTTGATCATCTCCAGAATCATCAATATCACTATTAGCTGTGGATTCAGACTGGTTGCCAGCTTGTCCACGAACTATAGTTTCTAATCTTGAACGAAACCCTTCCCTAGCCAGATAAAGAGATTTGTCATCAGGGCAACTGAGTCAATTTTCTTTCAATAAATACGGTTTAACTTAATTCTGCTAATGTCAAGAATCAGAGATATCAAGCAAAATACAGGAAACAATGTATATCAAACCTACATAGCAAAAGGTCATCAATTGTATACCCTATGTACCACCATTGGAAAAACAATAGAAATTTGTAGTATAGGAGTCCAAACTCAAATAATCCTAGAATAATATTCCAACAGACATCGACAAAATAAATGTACACCCTACCAGGTTTATGCAAGGTAAAGACCTCCACAATAGTGATCAACCTCTATAATAGAAAGAGTTCATCTCTATAATCTCAGCCAACCTAAACTCCTTTCACAAGCATCAAAATCTCCTAACAAATTATGTGCATGGTTACTAATCCCTAACAAAAAAGAATCATAAAAATGAAGAGGAACGATTAGGAATTCAAAAATTAAGTCATCCTTTCTCAATTTACTAACTATGAGGAATATGAAAAGAAAACTAGTGTCTAAATGGCTAACACATGAGCATTCATTACAGTcgattatttaaattttattaataaacacGGTAAAAGAAACGACATGTatcataatataaatttatcgACACTAACATAGCAACAAGATCATCTTTCACTTGAGGAAGAGGAGAATagaagaaaattataaatgaataaCAAAACCACTTTAACAAAAAAGATTAGCACACTTGttcccaaaaataaaacaaagactttACATAAATTATTCTCCTAAAGATGAAAGATGCTGCATGAGCCTTCAACAATGGGCAAACCAACAAGTGAAATTACAAGACTGCTCCAGGAACACTAACTATTTCCCAAAAGTAATTAATCATTGCAAAGTGTAGTCTCCAATGCATGAAAACAACGATAAAAGGTGGGAAATACAGTTATTTACACAATTTAAAACTGTTGAGTTTACCAATCACTGAAGCAAGTCAAGAAAAAACAAATGCTAGCATACCTTAAACCAGAAACAGTGTGCCGCTGTCTCAATTGAACTAACTCACTCGCTGCCATTGAAGGAGGTCTTTCTTCTTCAACAGGTCTTTCATTTCTCAAAAATCTACCTCTTAATAATGACTGAAAGAAACAGTTTCGAATTAGGAACCAATCATTTATGgaagatatatacatatatatatatgtgtgtttatGTATACACTCCTAATCAAAGAAACAATGTTTAAGAAACTACcttaacaaacaaaaacaataaaaatcatAACACACTCAGATCCTTATATTATGAGCCATGTATATAGAATGACAGAAACTAATCCCAGAAACATTTCTAAATGCTTGGAATCCACTTTCATGCATTTATACCAAGCTCCTTGGATGAAAGCATAATACAAGAATAAGGTCATTagtaagaagaaaaagaaagatgttATAAGGTATTGGCAGCACAATATTATACTGACCTGAATTCGATTTCGATGAGCAAAATCAGAGACAGCGCGATGCTCCAATAGACCCTGAAGCTCCCTCTGCCTTTCCCTCTCAATCCTAACAAGCAAATCAATCAGAGCTTGTCTTCCTCGCAGCCTCAGCATGTCTCTCCGAACATGCTCAGGCTGGCCTTCATCTTGTTCGGAAGCCAAGCCACGGGCTTGACCAACTTGAGCACCAGACCCACTGACTTGAACTTGATTTTCTCTCCGGCTACCACGTGATCCTCTTTGCTGACTTGTCATTTGCACCCACTCCCTAACAATTCTCACCCTTTCACGCTCAGTTTCACCAAGCCACTCAGCTCTGTGACTATTGTTTCTTTGACCAACACTTGCAGAATGCTCACTAATGCCACTTTCCATCCACCCTCGCACAATCTGCCTCACTCTCTCCCTCTCAACATCACCAAGATCAGGAGATTGCTCCCGACTTGACCCATTGTTGTCCCCACGTTGATTCTGTGAACCCATCTGTTCGTGTGGCCAAGGGCCATAATCATTCTCACTCTCACTTGCGTCCTCTAAACTCCCCTGATTAACACTCTCCCTGATATCTGACATGTTTGTGCTAGAGTCATTGGTAGTAGTAGACTCGACACTCCTCTGCTGCCTCAGCCTTTCCCGTGCCCGGCGGCTCAGCACATGTTCATCTTCCAACTCCCTCCACATTTGCAAAATTGTGGAGGCCTGAGTGCTTGGCCTCTCTACAGCCCCCTGCCGCCCCGAAGTTGGTGACTGTGATTCACTCAAAAAAGAAGAATCAAGCATCGAAACTGTGTGCAGACCGGCAAGTGCCATCAATTCTGTCTCTCGATTTCTCCTCTCAATAGTTGTAATCATCTCTTGTGCCTGCCTAGCAGCCCACCTGCTCAAAATCCGAGAGTGGCGACGCCGTGCAGCTGATGACTCAGCCAAATCATCACCCTCCAAATCAGACCTTCGTCTCCTACGCACAAGCTGATCACCTTCATCATCCTCATCGTCAGGATTGCGAGTTGAACTACAAGACGCGAATGACATACAATCATCCAAATGCCCACGCATCATCAATTCTTCAAATCCACGCTCAAAGTCAGAGCAGGCATCAGTAGATTCCGGCTTCTGTTGTAGCGGTTCAAAATCCGCCATTCCCTTTAACCCAATCAACTCCTACAAAACCTCACGCCCAAACCCAGTTTTTCAACCCCTAAAATTCAATTCCCAAGTTACAGCTACACCTCCATCCCCAACCCAcataatattaagaaaataataactaaattcGTCTAAACCACTATTTTACAATCTTTAACAACAAACACGCAACCctagtaaaaagaaaaaaaattaaaaaagaaaaaatgaagaagaagaagaagaatacggaaaaaataaaattaaaagccCTACTCAGATTAAAATTCCATTTAAACTCCAAGGAACACCATCTAAAGCAATTACATTGACAATTCTAAAAATAATTCGGAAAGGGCAATTCAAATGGATATTAGATCGGCCTGAGATCATGTGTAGAGACGAAAACGATAGAAAATGCTTGAATTGTACAGCGGAAATTAGGTTTCGGATTGGTGCAAAAAGGTAATAACGTACCTCAGAAGCTTCTGTTCTTTCTTTTCCCTACAGTCTCTCTCTATCTGTGTATATAcacaaaaatat is a window from the Cannabis sativa cultivar Pink pepper isolate KNU-18-1 chromosome 1, ASM2916894v1, whole genome shotgun sequence genome containing:
- the LOC115706034 gene encoding probable 2-oxoglutarate-dependent dioxygenase SLC1, which produces MDLANEGDETTSLVGAYDEYYQMGVRSLMEKENIKKVPNKYILSEAERPNYNLEINNTNLINLPVIDFAQLQASNRSLVINSLAKACQDYGFFQLVNHGIKGDVIDRMKDASKRFFELPSSERSKYMSNDMCSPVRYGTSFNQNNDKVYCWRDFLKLSCHPALSQNFPHHWPSSPLDLREAAVEFSLGIKSVYMMVMEAILESLGLINQDDDDNDEINKDISEEGSQIVVMNWYPACPEPELTLGMPPHSDYGLLTLLLQDEQVEGLQIQHQGTWLNLKPIPNSFVVNVGDHLEILSNGRYKSVLHRVVVNSSKSRMSIASLHSVGLNCMIEASPKLIDETNPKRYMDTDFSSFLHHLASRQHNNNKTFLDSRKLF
- the LOC115706033 gene encoding uncharacterized protein LOC115706033, whose protein sequence is MADFEPLQQKPESTDACSDFERGFEELMMRGHLDDCMSFASCSSTRNPDDEDDEGDQLVRRRRRSDLEGDDLAESSAARRRHSRILSRWAARQAQEMITTIERRNRETELMALAGLHTVSMLDSSFLSESQSPTSGRQGAVERPSTQASTILQMWRELEDEHVLSRRARERLRQQRSVESTTTNDSSTNMSDIRESVNQGSLEDASESENDYGPWPHEQMGSQNQRGDNNGSSREQSPDLGDVERERVRQIVRGWMESGISEHSASVGQRNNSHRAEWLGETERERVRIVREWVQMTSQQRGSRGSRRENQVQVSGSGAQVGQARGLASEQDEGQPEHVRRDMLRLRGRQALIDLLVRIERERQRELQGLLEHRAVSDFAHRNRIQSLLRGRFLRNERPVEEERPPSMAASELVQLRQRHTVSGLREGFRSRLETIVRGQAGNQSESTANSDIDDSGDDQNQTNAPQDVQHENHEQLQSTSQEVDISRLSDRMGNSESNTAAERINVQETSSQATNSQAPIPEDGRANWPQTSFGQFNEWRDGNTEDMDGNWHDSSVNNWPEETPRNPDREDSLARQPQGVWQRDGTRDGAGSWSVGPSGSLRNRRTVPIRRFNRFHPPDDDNVYSMELRELLSRRSVSNLLRSGFRESLDQLIQSYVERQSRSPIDWDLHRNLPISTPTSPERDQEQQRDEQNEAQLDAINRPALVLPSPPVPPPQPLWHQDLHHTGWNRHNMHRSEIEWEMINDLRADMARLQQGMSHMQRMLEACMDMQLELQRSVRQEVSAALNRSAGEKGLVPETSEDGIRWGHVRKGTCCVCCDSQIDSLLYRCGHMCTCSKCANELVRGGGKCPLCRAPIIEVIRAYSIL